The following proteins come from a genomic window of Achromobacter sp. AONIH1:
- a CDS encoding alpha/beta hydrolase — protein sequence MSSKPTIILVHGFWGGAAHWSRVILELSRLGHAGLHAVELPLTSLADDAERLRKMIAQQPGPVLLAGHSYGGAVITEAGNQPNVTGLVYIAAFAPDAGESAGGLTQQRPPAAAPHLAPDSDGYLWLRADKFHESFCQDLSADDALVMAVTQKAPLASAFGTTVTRPAWRDKPSWHQISSQDRMITPENQTWMSGRLNARKVITLDASHASLASRAPEVAALIDEAARA from the coding sequence ATGAGCAGCAAACCCACCATCATCCTGGTCCACGGTTTCTGGGGCGGCGCCGCCCATTGGAGCCGGGTGATCCTGGAACTGTCGCGCCTGGGCCACGCCGGCCTGCACGCCGTCGAGCTGCCGCTGACCTCGCTGGCGGACGACGCCGAACGGCTGCGCAAGATGATCGCCCAGCAGCCTGGCCCGGTGCTGCTGGCCGGCCATTCCTACGGCGGCGCCGTCATCACCGAGGCCGGCAACCAGCCCAACGTCACGGGCCTGGTCTACATCGCCGCCTTCGCGCCCGACGCCGGCGAAAGCGCGGGCGGCCTGACCCAGCAGCGCCCGCCCGCCGCCGCGCCCCACCTGGCGCCCGACAGCGACGGCTACCTGTGGCTGCGCGCCGACAAGTTCCACGAAAGCTTCTGCCAGGACCTGAGCGCCGACGACGCGCTGGTCATGGCCGTGACGCAGAAGGCGCCGCTGGCCTCGGCCTTCGGCACCACGGTGACCCGGCCGGCCTGGCGCGACAAACCGAGCTGGCACCAGATCTCCAGCCAGGACCGCATGATCACGCCCGAGAACCAGACCTGGATGTCCGGCCGCCTGAACGCGCGCAAGGTCATCACGCTGGACGCCAGCCACGCATCGCTCGCCTCGCGCGCACCCGAAGTAGCAGCGC
- a CDS encoding EamA family transporter codes for MTTNRSSDLLLTSAAPAIWGSTYVVTTLMLPPGIPLTVAMLRALPAGLLLLLFVRQLPQGVWWPRVFLLGALNFSVFWAMLFVAAYRLPGGVAATLGAIQPLLVIALARLLLGAPVRGLAVLAAAAGLGGVALLVLTPKAALDPVGVVAGLASAASMALGTVLSRRWQPPVSALTFTSWQLTAGGILLAPAALLAEPALPAFSLLNVAGIAYLGLIGAALTYVLWFRGVARLEPAVVSSLGFLSPVTAVLLGWGVLGQSLSAAQLVGMAVVVASVWLSQRAQRMAPAPATPRRAPG; via the coding sequence ATGACCACGAACCGCAGTTCCGACCTCCTGCTCACCTCGGCCGCGCCGGCAATCTGGGGCAGCACCTACGTGGTGACGACGCTGATGTTGCCGCCCGGCATTCCCCTGACCGTGGCCATGCTGCGCGCGCTGCCCGCCGGCCTGCTGCTGCTGTTGTTCGTGCGCCAGCTGCCCCAGGGCGTCTGGTGGCCGCGCGTGTTCCTACTGGGCGCGCTGAACTTCTCGGTGTTCTGGGCCATGCTGTTCGTGGCCGCCTACCGCCTGCCCGGCGGCGTGGCGGCGACGCTGGGCGCGATCCAGCCGCTGCTGGTGATCGCGCTGGCGCGGCTGCTGCTGGGCGCGCCGGTGCGCGGCCTGGCGGTGCTGGCGGCGGCCGCCGGCCTGGGCGGCGTGGCGCTGCTGGTGCTCACGCCCAAGGCGGCGCTGGATCCGGTCGGCGTGGTCGCCGGCCTGGCCAGCGCCGCGTCCATGGCGCTGGGCACGGTGCTCAGTCGCCGCTGGCAACCGCCCGTGTCGGCGCTGACCTTCACGTCCTGGCAATTGACGGCCGGCGGCATCCTGCTGGCGCCGGCCGCCCTGCTGGCCGAGCCCGCGCTGCCCGCGTTCAGCCTGCTGAACGTGGCCGGCATCGCCTACCTGGGCCTGATCGGCGCCGCGCTCACTTATGTGCTGTGGTTTCGCGGCGTGGCGCGGCTGGAACCGGCCGTGGTGTCCTCGCTGGGCTTTCTCAGCCCAGTGACGGCCGTGCTGCTGGGTTGGGGCGTGCTGGGCCAGAGCCTGAGCGCCGCCCAATTGGTCGGCATGGCGGTGGTGGTGGCCAGCGTCTGGCTGAGCCAGCGCGCCCAGCGCATGGCGCCCGCGCCGGCGACGCCGCGCCGCGCGCCGGGCTGA
- a CDS encoding LysR family transcriptional regulator, producing MDHLTALRVFRQVVEQGGFAAASRQLGLSPAAVSKNIAELEAHVAARLLNRTTRRMSLTEAGTRYYEQVARILDELREAEQSLGPLQSAPTGTLRVSAPMSFTLTRLSTAIPAFLARHPDLSLDLNLEDRRVDIVKEGYDLAIRGTDRLEDSSLVARRLMTLEHVLCAAPAYLARHGEPASPADLRGHECVQFTLSGHADEWTFQRAGQTQRVPVRGRYKVGSSLAVRDALRAGFGLSLVPRVYVQDDLASGALRAVLDDWRPVQTDIYVVYPSRRHMVAKVRAFIDFLVEELGPPGP from the coding sequence GTGGACCATCTGACCGCGCTGCGGGTATTCCGGCAAGTGGTGGAGCAGGGCGGCTTCGCCGCCGCGTCGCGGCAGCTCGGCCTGTCGCCCGCCGCCGTCAGCAAGAACATCGCCGAACTCGAGGCCCACGTCGCGGCGCGCCTGCTGAATCGCACCACGCGGCGCATGAGCCTGACCGAGGCGGGCACGCGCTACTACGAGCAGGTCGCGCGCATCCTGGACGAGCTGCGCGAGGCCGAGCAGTCGCTCGGGCCGCTGCAATCCGCGCCCACGGGCACGCTGCGCGTCAGCGCGCCCATGTCCTTCACGCTGACGCGCCTGTCCACCGCGATTCCCGCCTTCCTGGCGCGCCATCCGGACCTGTCGCTGGACCTGAACCTGGAAGACCGGCGCGTGGACATCGTCAAGGAAGGCTACGACCTGGCGATACGCGGCACGGACCGGCTGGAGGATTCCAGTCTGGTGGCGCGCCGGCTGATGACCCTGGAGCATGTGCTGTGCGCCGCGCCTGCCTATCTGGCGCGTCATGGCGAACCGGCATCGCCGGCTGACCTGCGCGGCCATGAGTGCGTGCAGTTCACGCTGTCGGGCCATGCCGACGAATGGACCTTCCAGCGCGCGGGGCAGACCCAGCGCGTGCCGGTGCGGGGGCGCTACAAGGTCGGCTCCAGCCTGGCGGTGCGCGATGCCCTGCGCGCCGGCTTCGGCCTGAGCCTGGTGCCGCGCGTGTATGTGCAGGACGATCTGGCGAGCGGCGCGTTGCGCGCCGTGCTGGACGACTGGCGGCCGGTGCAGACCGACATCTACGTGGTGTATCCGTCGCGCCGCCACATGGTGGCCAAGGTGCGCGCCTTCATCGATTTCCTGGTCGAGGAACTGGGCCCGCCCGGGCCCTGA